A single region of the Pararhodospirillum photometricum DSM 122 genome encodes:
- the ccmA gene encoding heme ABC exporter ATP-binding protein CcmA, with the protein MAATIDTPRFAAPAPFAGHGLLCVRGERAVFAALEFRLEPGGALMLVGPNGAGKSSLLRLMALLLRPTAGTLTWDGTDVAEDPEAHGERVRYVGHLDAIKPVLDLRENVAFWARLAGAGETYLDEALATFNLSHLAHLPGRMLSAGQKRRTNLARLIAAPAPLWLLDEPTTALDRASIGLLEGALARHRAQGGMVVLSTHQDIALPGAEILAVDRFMPDLERSGALFWGDAP; encoded by the coding sequence ATGGCAGCCACGATCGACACCCCCCGTTTCGCCGCGCCCGCCCCCTTCGCCGGGCATGGCCTGCTTTGCGTGCGCGGTGAGCGCGCCGTGTTCGCGGCCCTGGAGTTTCGCCTGGAGCCCGGAGGCGCCTTGATGCTGGTGGGCCCCAACGGCGCCGGCAAGTCGTCCTTGCTGCGGCTGATGGCACTGTTGCTGCGCCCGACGGCCGGGACGCTGACCTGGGACGGAACCGACGTAGCCGAGGATCCCGAGGCCCACGGCGAGCGCGTCCGCTATGTTGGTCACCTCGACGCCATCAAACCGGTCTTGGACCTGCGGGAAAACGTCGCCTTTTGGGCCCGACTGGCCGGGGCGGGCGAAACCTACCTCGACGAGGCCCTGGCGACCTTCAATCTCAGCCACTTGGCCCACCTGCCCGGCCGCATGCTCTCGGCGGGCCAGAAGCGCCGCACCAATCTGGCCCGGCTGATTGCCGCCCCCGCGCCGTTGTGGCTGCTGGATGAACCAACGACCGCCTTGGACCGGGCCTCGATTGGCCTCCTAGAGGGGGCTCTGGCGCGTCATCGGGCCCAAGGTGGCATGGTCGTGCTCTCGACCCACCAGGATATTGCCCTCCCGGGGGCGGAGATCTTGGCGGTGGATCGTTTTATGCCCGATCTTGAGCGATCCGGCGCTCTGTTTTGGGGAGACGCGCCGTGA
- a CDS encoding Rne/Rng family ribonuclease yields MTKRMLIDANHPEETRVVVLDGTRLDEFDVETSTKXQLKGNIYLAKIVRVEPSLQAAFVDYGGNRHGFLAFNEIHPDYYQIPLADRERLIAEQVALAESEDDDDEDGADAEDGDTAENGLSGETDASSVEEATPQRRSRPRPSRSYKIQDVIKRRQIVLVQVVKEERGNKGAALTTYLSLAGRYCVFMPNTTRGGGVSRKITSAADRKRLKSIMSELTGPKGSAIILRTAGSERSKAEIKRDHDYLLRTWETIRQTTLTSRAPCLIHEEGSLIKRAIRDIYSRDIEEVLVEGEAGYRMAKDFMRMLTPSHAKRVQPYTDASMPLFHRFQVESQMDAMLQPIAQLKSGGYLVINQTEALVAIDVNSGRSTRERNIEETAYKTNLEAADEIARQLRLRDLAGLIVIDFIDMDDPKYNAAVERRLKEALRHDRARIQIGRISAFGLLEMSRQRLRPSLMETSFQPCPHCRGAGVVRSVESTAIHILRIIEEEGVRRRSCEVTVFVPTAVALYILNYKRSTLAAMEQRHDFTVLLQGDDSLIIPDHRMERVKAETPRRETPALDLPAPVEEPEDEIPEEEEDDESLEAAGGEPLVETDTETDADTDENGSRKRRRRRRRRRKEQDGESLSAEAPVVTEEDTDEDADETAEEEPTGPEETAPTPETAEEDSTSERRRSRRRRARRRERPMRDDLPAAALVDPEMADEIIGTLPPDQDEPERPAEIRTIVIETVDAQASAIEDSAPPPPEAPPSPPLEEPEPLLPKGQDAFLPEGQDAFLPEGQDAFLPAAPEEAPPGGKRTNTQRTCLYGPGAGSPLGRSRPGPGSGRRARRPPPAAPGRLVVTADALVTPLRNRGVWGGHASPAFLLP; encoded by the coding sequence ATGACCAAACGTATGTTGATCGATGCCAACCACCCCGAGGAAACGCGGGTGGTTGTCTTGGATGGGACTCGACTCGATGAATTCGATGTCGAGACCTCGACTAAAARGCAGCTAAAAGGCAACATCTACCTCGCTAAAATTGTCAGGGTCGAACCTTCCTTGCAAGCTGCCTTCGTGGATTACGGCGGCAATCGGCATGGCTTTTTGGCCTTTAATGAAATCCACCCCGACTATTACCAAATTCCTCTGGCCGACCGGGAGCGCCTGATCGCTGAACAGGTCGCGCTCGCCGAAAGCGAGGACGACGACGACGAGGACGGCGCCGACGCGGAAGACGGCGACACCGCCGAGAACGGCCTCTCCGGGGAGACCGATGCCAGCAGCGTTGAAGAAGCAACGCCCCAGCGCCGCTCCCGTCCGCGTCCTTCCCGTTCCTACAAGATTCAAGACGTCATCAAGCGCCGACAGATCGTCCTGGTTCAGGTCGTGAAGGAAGAGCGCGGCAACAAGGGCGCGGCGCTGACCACCTATCTGTCGCTGGCTGGCCGCTATTGCGTCTTCATGCCCAACACAACCCGGGGCGGTGGTGTGTCGCGCAAGATCACCAGCGCGGCCGACCGCAAGCGCCTCAAGTCGATCATGAGCGAGCTGACCGGCCCCAAGGGCAGCGCGATCATCTTGCGCACGGCCGGCTCCGAGCGCTCCAAGGCCGAGATCAAGCGCGATCACGATTACCTCCTGCGCACCTGGGAGACCATCCGCCAGACCACCTTAACGTCGCGGGCGCCCTGCCTGATCCACGAGGAAGGCAGCCTGATCAAGCGGGCCATCCGCGACATTTATAGCCGGGACATCGAGGAGGTCCTGGTTGAGGGTGAGGCCGGCTACCGCATGGCCAAGGACTTCATGCGCATGCTGACCCCCTCGCATGCCAAGCGGGTTCAGCCGTACACGGACGCTTCCATGCCGCTGTTCCACCGGTTCCAGGTGGAAAGCCAGATGGACGCCATGCTCCAGCCGATCGCCCAGTTGAAGTCGGGCGGCTACCTCGTCATCAACCAGACCGAAGCTCTGGTGGCCATTGACGTGAACTCGGGGCGCTCGACCCGTGAGCGCAACATTGAGGAAACGGCGTACAAGACCAACTTGGAGGCGGCCGACGAAATCGCCCGGCAACTTCGGTTGCGAGACCTTGCCGGCCTGATCGTCATCGATTTTATCGACATGGACGATCCCAAGTACAACGCCGCCGTCGAGCGCCGCCTCAAGGAAGCGCTGCGCCACGACCGAGCGCGCATCCAGATTGGCCGCATCAGTGCGTTTGGCCTTCTGGAAATGTCGCGCCAGCGCCTGCGGCCCAGTTTGATGGAAACCAGCTTCCAGCCCTGCCCCCATTGCCGGGGCGCCGGGGTGGTGCGCTCGGTGGAATCGACGGCCATCCACATCCTGCGCATCATTGAGGAGGAGGGGGTGCGCCGGCGCTCCTGCGAGGTCACGGTGTTCGTGCCCACCGCCGTGGCATTGTATATCCTGAACTACAAGCGCTCCACGCTGGCGGCGATGGAGCAGCGCCACGACTTTACGGTGCTGCTGCAAGGCGACGACAGCTTGATCATCCCCGATCACCGGATGGAGCGGGTCAAGGCCGAGACGCCGCGCCGCGAGACGCCTGCGCTGGACCTTCCGGCGCCGGTCGAGGAGCCCGAGGACGAGATCCCCGAAGAGGAAGAGGACGACGAGAGCCTGGAGGCCGCCGGCGGCGAGCCCTTGGTCGAGACCGACACCGAGACCGACGCCGACACCGACGAAAACGGCTCGCGCAAGCGCCGGCGGCGGCGGCGGCGGCGGCGGAAGGAACAAGACGGCGAGTCCCTGAGCGCCGAGGCCCCCGTCGTGACCGAAGAGGACACTGACGAGGACGCCGACGAGACCGCCGAGGAAGAGCCGACTGGCCCTGAGGAAACCGCCCCGACGCCGGAAACGGCCGAAGAGGACAGCACGTCGGAGCGGCGGCGCTCTCGGCGGCGGCGGGCTCGGCGGCGCGAGCGGCCGATGCGCGATGACCTGCCGGCGGCGGCCCTGGTGGATCCCGAGATGGCCGACGAAATCATCGGCACCTTGCCGCCCGACCAGGACGAGCCGGAGCGCCCCGCGGAGATCCGCACCATTGTGATCGAAACGGTGGACGCCCAGGCCTCGGCGATCGAGGACAGCGCGCCGCCTCCCCCGGAGGCGCCGCCCTCCCCGCCGCTGGAAGAGCCGGAGCCCTTGCTCCCGAAGGGGCAGGACGCTTTCCTCCCGGAGGGGCAGGACGCTTTCCTCCCGGAGGGGCAGGACGCTTTCCTCCCTGCCGCCCCCGAGGAAGCCCCCCCCGGTGGCAAGCGCACCAACACCCAGCGAACCTGCCTCTACGGCCCCGGCGCTGGATCACCCCTGGGCCGAAGCCGCCCCGGCCCCGGTTCCGGCCGCCGCGCCCGAAGGCCCCCCCCCGCCGCGCCGGGTCGGCTGGTGGTCACGGCTGATGCCCTCGTAACACCTCTAAGGAATCGAGGGGTCTGGGGAGGCCACGCCTCCCCAGCCTTCCTTCTGCCCTGA
- the ccmB gene encoding heme exporter protein CcmB, translating into MGVFGTVLARDLRLALRQGTDSLMVVAFFVVTVVLFPFGVGPETAVLERISAGVLWVTALLASMLSLDRLFQQEYEDGSLDLLTRAPASLTLIVTAKIAAHWLTTALPLLAAAPLLAVLLQMRPEGFGLMLAAMALGTPTLSLVGAVGAALVLGARRGGVLVSLLILPLYVPVLIFGVSAVDAAVMGFAYGAQLKILGAMLLAALVLCPLATALALRQALE; encoded by the coding sequence ATGGGGGTTTTTGGAACGGTTCTGGCGCGCGACCTGCGCTTGGCGCTGCGCCAGGGCACCGACAGCTTGATGGTGGTTGCCTTTTTTGTGGTGACGGTGGTGCTGTTCCCCTTTGGCGTGGGGCCGGAAACGGCGGTCTTGGAGCGGATCAGCGCCGGCGTGTTGTGGGTAACGGCGCTTCTTGCGTCCATGCTGTCCCTGGACCGCCTGTTTCAGCAGGAATACGAAGACGGCAGCCTGGACCTGCTGACCCGGGCCCCGGCATCGCTGACGCTCATTGTCACCGCCAAGATCGCCGCCCACTGGCTGACCACCGCCTTGCCCCTGTTGGCTGCGGCCCCCCTGCTGGCGGTGCTCTTGCAAATGCGCCCTGAGGGCTTTGGGCTGATGCTGGCGGCGATGGCGCTGGGCACGCCGACCCTGAGCTTGGTGGGCGCGGTGGGCGCGGCCTTGGTGTTAGGGGCGCGGCGGGGCGGTGTTTTGGTCTCCTTGCTGATTTTGCCCTTGTACGTCCCCGTTCTCATTTTCGGGGTGTCGGCCGTGGATGCGGCCGTGATGGGGTTTGCCTATGGGGCGCAGTTGAAGATCTTGGGGGCCATGTTGCTGGCCGCGCTGGTCTTGTGCCCTCTTGCCACGGCCCTGGCGCTGCGTCAGGCCCTGGAATGA
- a CDS encoding Gfo/Idh/MocA family protein, which translates to MNIAFVGCGYVADLYKQTLGSHLDLRLLGAFDLDAERLTAFATAHQVKAYATLDELLADPVLDVVVNLTPSRFHADVTRTVLEAGKHVYCDKLLALSLDEARALIELAQSKGLHLGVGPATHLSEGVQTLARSLNSGKIGKPLAVHAEMVTGFACAPWKSVSGASWPVPEDVAVGAVLENAGTQIAPLVTHHQPEGSRDADRRARPPGQPRHGRPPTWARGPSVRAGWEKRPGRGLGPQRGSRVRESRTSARRAPGPCPRWRERRCDRH; encoded by the coding sequence ATGAACATCGCGTTCGTCGGCTGTGGGTATGTCGCCGACCTTTACAAGCAGACCCTGGGCAGCCACCTCGACCTGCGTCTGTTGGGGGCCTTCGATCTTGACGCAGAGCGGTTGACGGCCTTTGCCACCGCCCATCAGGTGAAGGCCTACGCCACCTTGGACGAGCTTCTGGCCGATCCTGTGCTCGACGTGGTCGTCAATCTGACCCCGTCGCGCTTCCATGCCGACGTGACCCGTACCGTTTTGGAAGCGGGTAAGCACGTCTACTGCGACAAGCTGCTGGCCCTTTCGCTCGACGAAGCCCGCGCCCTGATCGAGTTGGCCCAGTCCAAGGGCCTGCACCTGGGCGTCGGCCCGGCGACCCACCTGTCCGAGGGCGTCCAGACCCTGGCACGCAGCCTCAACAGCGGCAAGATCGGCAAGCCCCTCGCGGTCCATGCCGAAATGGTCACCGGCTTCGCCTGCGCGCCGTGGAAGAGCGTGTCGGGGGCTTCCTGGCCGGTGCCCGAGGACGTGGCGGTCGGCGCCGTTTTGGAAAACGCCGGCACCCAAATCGCCCCGCTGGTGACCCACCACCAGCCGGAAGGGTCCCGGGACGCAGATCGACGGGCCCGCCCACCGGGACAGCCTCGGCATGGACGCCCCCCGACGTGGGCGCGGGGGCCGTCGGTGCGGGCGGGGTGGGAAAAGCGCCCTGGGCGGGGGCTAGGCCCGCAGCGCGGGTCGAGGGTTCGGGAGTCACGGACTTCGGCGCGACGGGCACCGGGACCTTGCCCACGGTGGCGAGAAAGGCGCTGCGATCGACACTGA
- a CDS encoding NAD-dependent epimerase/dehydratase family protein, producing the protein MRTILVTGAAGCLGRHVSTHLASLPESQVRAGTRVDGRPAPTGEGLSAVVADVKDARTLEAACTGVDAIVHCAAGDRQVLVNGTQAVLNAARSKGVRRVIHLSCSTVYGSAKGAVSEETPLVTGLGDEVGAAVLKAEAEALCRAAAAEGLSVVILRPTVVMGPGSPFWAGTLAQRLANRVWGTIGKVGNGTCSPIDPRDVATAVAAALDADVAPGTAFNLAGPDTLSWNAFFAKYNDALALPDVREIQPESLGVRVLQAGPAKLISRHLPTLKSKKVENTLLSAPDFGELDLYRLVATYPTDKAQRALGWTAVHGVKDAVESAAAWAKAEGLTRRTF; encoded by the coding sequence ATGCGTACAATCCTGGTCACTGGCGCCGCGGGCTGTCTGGGCCGGCACGTGAGCACGCATCTCGCGAGCCTGCCCGAGTCTCAGGTGCGCGCGGGCACCCGCGTGGACGGGCGGCCGGCCCCCACGGGCGAGGGCCTGAGCGCCGTCGTGGCCGATGTGAAGGATGCCCGCACCCTGGAAGCGGCGTGCACCGGCGTTGACGCGATTGTCCATTGCGCCGCCGGCGACCGTCAGGTCCTGGTCAACGGAACCCAGGCTGTTCTCAACGCCGCGCGGTCCAAGGGCGTGCGCCGGGTCATTCATCTCTCATGCAGCACTGTTTATGGCTCGGCGAAGGGGGCGGTCAGCGAAGAAACGCCCCTGGTCACCGGCCTGGGCGATGAAGTGGGCGCCGCCGTGCTCAAGGCCGAGGCCGAGGCCCTGTGCCGGGCCGCCGCCGCCGAGGGCCTGTCGGTCGTCATCTTGCGCCCCACCGTGGTCATGGGCCCGGGCAGCCCCTTCTGGGCCGGAACCCTCGCCCAGCGGCTGGCCAACCGGGTGTGGGGAACCATCGGCAAGGTGGGCAACGGCACCTGCTCTCCGATTGATCCGCGCGATGTCGCCACCGCGGTGGCCGCCGCTTTGGACGCCGACGTGGCGCCGGGTACGGCCTTCAATCTGGCCGGCCCTGACACCTTGTCCTGGAATGCCTTTTTCGCGAAATACAACGATGCCCTGGCCCTGCCCGACGTGCGCGAGATCCAGCCGGAGTCGCTGGGCGTGCGCGTGCTCCAGGCCGGCCCGGCCAAACTGATTTCGCGGCACCTGCCCACCTTGAAGTCCAAGAAGGTGGAGAACACCTTGCTGTCCGCCCCGGACTTCGGCGAACTGGACCTCTACCGCCTTGTCGCCACCTACCCCACCGACAAGGCCCAGCGCGCCCTGGGATGGACGGCGGTCCACGGTGTTAAGGACGCCGTGGAGAGCGCCGCCGCCTGGGCCAAGGCGGAAGGGCTGACGCGTCGCACATTTTAG